Proteins encoded together in one Maricaulis maris window:
- a CDS encoding ABCB family ABC transporter ATP-binding protein/permease — MRPTKPDSEEEAKQAPQGSLGLTMWRLTALLASPEMAKWRFRMVLALVLTVIAKLFSVGAPILFGDGINLIVDATGGGGASQGEQAGSTLWPTVLTTFSLAFIAYAVARFLSVGAPQLRDAMFAPVSQDAQRLTAVRAFAHVQRLSIGYHQSKRTGALQRIIERGARAVDFLMRFLIFNIAPTLFELTLAAIVLSANYGWEFAVIAVVTIVIYMSLTWTMTEWRVVIRRQMNEADNEASARAVDGLINFETVKAFAAEERESDAYNDAMTRYAQAAARSQSSLALLNGLQAFVMNAGLLAMALTAGWKAYNGILGAGDVAAVTMVLMNIYQPLNILGWAYREIKQGAVDMERVYETLALKPDVADAPDARPLTLAGGAVRFEDVTFTHDGRSRSLGGVSMDIPAGSFVGICGPSGAGKSTILRLLFRFYDPEAGRVSIDGQDLRTIAQTSLRDALGLVPQDVVLFNDTLRANVVYGKPDASEAEIADVLERAHLSAFVRGLPDGLETLVGERGLKLSGGEKQRVGVARAILKDPAVLILDEATSALDSQTEQEVQDALGDAAEGRTTIAVAHRLSTIASADRIFVLDAGKVAETGTHDELLALGGLYADMWRRQSEAVSAVGASLDAAKVSVAE, encoded by the coding sequence ATGAGACCGACCAAGCCCGATAGCGAGGAAGAGGCCAAGCAGGCGCCGCAAGGCTCGCTGGGGCTGACCATGTGGCGACTGACGGCGCTGCTGGCGTCGCCGGAGATGGCCAAATGGCGGTTCCGCATGGTGCTGGCGCTGGTGCTGACCGTCATTGCCAAGCTGTTCTCGGTCGGCGCGCCCATCCTGTTCGGCGACGGCATCAACCTGATTGTTGACGCCACCGGCGGCGGCGGCGCGTCCCAGGGTGAGCAGGCGGGCAGTACGCTCTGGCCGACTGTGCTGACGACGTTTTCGCTCGCCTTCATCGCCTATGCCGTGGCGCGTTTCCTCTCGGTCGGCGCGCCGCAATTGCGCGATGCGATGTTCGCCCCTGTCAGCCAGGACGCCCAGCGGCTGACGGCCGTCCGCGCCTTCGCCCACGTCCAGCGCCTGTCGATCGGCTATCACCAGTCAAAGCGCACCGGCGCCCTGCAGCGCATCATTGAACGCGGCGCCCGCGCCGTCGATTTCCTGATGCGCTTCCTGATCTTTAATATCGCGCCGACCCTGTTCGAACTGACCCTCGCCGCCATCGTGCTCAGCGCCAATTATGGCTGGGAGTTCGCGGTCATCGCAGTGGTCACCATCGTCATCTACATGAGCCTGACCTGGACCATGACCGAGTGGCGTGTGGTCATCCGGCGGCAGATGAATGAGGCCGACAATGAGGCCTCCGCGCGGGCGGTCGACGGGCTGATCAATTTCGAGACGGTCAAGGCCTTCGCCGCGGAAGAGCGCGAGAGTGACGCCTATAATGACGCGATGACGCGCTACGCCCAGGCCGCTGCGCGCTCGCAGTCCTCCCTCGCCCTGCTCAACGGCCTGCAGGCATTTGTGATGAATGCCGGCCTGCTGGCGATGGCGCTGACGGCGGGCTGGAAGGCCTATAACGGCATTCTGGGAGCCGGCGACGTGGCCGCGGTGACCATGGTGCTGATGAATATCTATCAGCCGCTCAACATCCTCGGCTGGGCCTATCGCGAGATCAAGCAGGGCGCGGTTGACATGGAGCGCGTCTATGAGACGCTGGCGCTGAAGCCCGATGTCGCCGACGCACCGGACGCCCGTCCGCTCACCCTTGCAGGCGGTGCCGTCCGCTTCGAGGACGTGACCTTCACCCATGACGGCCGCTCGCGCTCGCTCGGCGGCGTCTCGATGGACATTCCGGCCGGGAGTTTCGTCGGGATTTGTGGTCCGTCGGGCGCTGGCAAGTCGACCATCCTGCGGCTCCTCTTCCGCTTCTATGATCCCGAGGCCGGTCGTGTCTCGATTGACGGCCAGGACTTGCGCACCATCGCCCAGACCAGCCTGCGCGATGCGCTTGGCCTGGTGCCGCAGGACGTCGTCCTGTTCAACGATACGCTGCGCGCCAATGTGGTCTACGGCAAGCCGGACGCCAGCGAGGCCGAGATCGCCGATGTGCTCGAGCGGGCGCATCTGTCGGCTTTCGTGCGCGGCCTGCCGGACGGTCTGGAGACCCTGGTCGGCGAGCGGGGCCTCAAGCTCTCCGGTGGCGAGAAGCAGCGGGTCGGTGTCGCCCGCGCCATCCTCAAGGACCCCGCCGTGCTGATCCTCGACGAGGCCACCTCGGCGCTCGACAGCCAGACCGAGCAGGAAGTCCAGGACGCCCTGGGTGACGCCGCCGAGGGGCGCACCACCATCGCCGTGGCCCACCGGCTCTCGACCATTGCCAGCGCCGACCGCATCTTCGTGCTCGATGCCGGCAAGGTGGCCGAAACCGGCACCCATGACGAACTCCTCGCGCTTGGCGGCCTCTATGCCGACATGTGGCGCCGGCAGAGCGAGGCGGTCTCGGCAGTCGGGGCCAGCCTGGATGCCGCCAAGGTGTCTGTCGCCGAATAG
- a CDS encoding PadR family transcriptional regulator, which yields MVEPSDPFSKLELELRRGAIVLAALSQLTRAQYGYSLRQALAARGMEIEEGTLYPLLRRLEAQGLLVSEWRTGDGPPRRYYALSEAGAELYARLSRSWQALSAVMDDLITDGVSK from the coding sequence ATGGTAGAGCCTTCAGACCCATTCTCGAAACTTGAACTCGAATTGCGCCGCGGTGCGATCGTGCTGGCGGCCTTGTCGCAGCTGACCCGCGCCCAATACGGCTACTCCCTGCGCCAGGCCCTCGCGGCGCGGGGCATGGAGATCGAGGAGGGCACGCTCTACCCGCTGTTGCGGCGTCTGGAGGCGCAGGGCTTGCTGGTCAGCGAATGGCGGACCGGAGACGGCCCGCCGCGGCGCTATTACGCCCTCAGCGAGGCCGGCGCGGAACTCTACGCCAGACTTTCCCGATCATGGCAGGCGCTGAGCGCGGTCATGGATGATCTCATCACCGATGGAGTGTCGAAATGA
- a CDS encoding LysM peptidoglycan-binding domain-containing protein → MTATRSFIIAAALAALAIAAALAFIMYRPGPADDGASVPVAGNPVSPAGTTTQPDPSAVMLAAPVFDIVRVAPAGTAVIAGRGEPGAMIQLLANEVALEFDNANSRTDRMPINERGEWVIILNDPLPSGAVELSLMMTAADGRQLRSDQVVVVSIPEQRGPTPLVVVGRPGEASRVWQCPSCSNGEMGLLVLETVDYDDTGAVIFSGRAEAGTTVRIYANGAQVGEANVGRDGRWTLQAGALLAPGIYDLQIDQVGEDGLVSAVIVLPFERVAAENLNMGPNSVVVQPGNSLWRLARRLYGEGVQYTVIYEANREQIRDPNLIYPGQVLEAPTEDG, encoded by the coding sequence ATGACCGCCACGCGGTCGTTTATTATCGCTGCAGCCCTTGCCGCGCTGGCGATCGCCGCCGCGCTGGCCTTCATCATGTATCGCCCGGGTCCGGCCGATGACGGCGCGAGCGTGCCGGTCGCCGGCAATCCGGTGTCTCCGGCTGGCACGACCACCCAGCCTGATCCGAGTGCGGTGATGCTGGCCGCCCCGGTTTTTGACATTGTCCGTGTGGCTCCGGCCGGGACGGCCGTGATCGCCGGTCGCGGCGAGCCGGGCGCGATGATCCAGCTGCTGGCCAATGAAGTCGCTCTCGAATTCGACAATGCCAACAGCCGCACTGATCGCATGCCGATCAATGAGCGCGGCGAGTGGGTGATCATTCTCAACGACCCGCTGCCCTCGGGTGCGGTCGAGCTGTCACTGATGATGACCGCTGCGGACGGGCGCCAGTTGCGCTCGGACCAGGTCGTCGTGGTGTCGATCCCTGAGCAGCGCGGTCCGACGCCGCTGGTCGTGGTCGGTCGGCCCGGCGAGGCCAGCCGCGTCTGGCAATGCCCGTCCTGCTCGAATGGCGAGATGGGGCTGCTGGTGCTGGAAACCGTCGACTATGACGATACCGGTGCGGTCATCTTCTCCGGCCGTGCCGAAGCGGGGACCACCGTTCGCATCTATGCCAATGGCGCCCAGGTCGGCGAGGCCAATGTCGGCCGCGATGGTCGCTGGACGCTGCAGGCCGGCGCACTTCTGGCGCCCGGTATTTACGATCTGCAGATTGACCAGGTCGGCGAGGACGGGCTTGTGAGCGCCGTCATCGTCCTGCCCTTCGAGCGCGTCGCCGCCGAAAATCTCAACATGGGACCGAATTCGGTCGTCGTGCAGCCCGGTAATTCGCTTTGGCGCCTGGCCCGCCGCCTCTATGGCGAGGGTGTCCAGTACACGGTGATCTATGAAGCCAACCGCGAACAGATCCGCGACCCGAACCTGATCTATCCCGGCCAGGTGCTCGAAGCGCCGACGGAAGACGGGTAG
- a CDS encoding TIGR00730 family Rossman fold protein — translation MSDVTMAKLRSIGVFCGSRLGERETYADAAEAVGRAIARAGCRLVYGGGDVGLMGIAASTAAAEGGPVHGIIPGFLIAREGHLEGVDIKIVETMSERKSLLIAESDAYIILPGGTGTLEEVFDVISRQQLGLQDKPIVFLNTDGFWSPFMDLICHTVTEGFTPQSLADHVELIDDADTAISRIVTQLDAQQTTDAGTANTAD, via the coding sequence ATGAGTGATGTCACGATGGCGAAACTAAGGTCGATTGGTGTCTTCTGCGGATCACGTCTCGGCGAACGCGAAACCTATGCCGATGCGGCCGAAGCGGTCGGCAGGGCGATCGCCCGGGCGGGCTGCCGCCTCGTCTATGGCGGCGGCGATGTCGGCCTGATGGGGATTGCCGCCTCCACGGCAGCGGCCGAGGGCGGCCCGGTGCACGGCATCATCCCCGGCTTCCTGATCGCCCGCGAAGGGCATCTCGAGGGGGTCGACATCAAGATCGTCGAGACCATGAGCGAGCGCAAAAGCCTGCTCATCGCCGAGAGCGACGCCTATATCATCCTGCCCGGCGGGACCGGGACGCTGGAAGAAGTCTTCGACGTCATCTCGCGCCAGCAGCTCGGCCTGCAGGACAAGCCGATCGTGTTTCTCAACACGGACGGCTTCTGGTCGCCCTTCATGGATCTGATCTGCCATACCGTGACAGAGGGCTTCACGCCGCAAAGCCTGGCCGATCATGTCGAGCTGATCGACGATGCCGACACCGCCATCAGCCGCATTGTCACCCAGCTCGACGCCCAGCAGACGACCGACGCCGGGACCGCCAACACGGCGGACTGA
- a CDS encoding helix-turn-helix transcriptional regulator: MKNRLRVLRAERRWSQAELGERVGVSRQAINAVETGKHDPSLTLAFALAGAFDLTIEAVFDPTGEAD; the protein is encoded by the coding sequence GTGAAGAACCGGCTGCGCGTGCTGCGCGCCGAGCGGCGCTGGAGCCAGGCCGAGCTGGGCGAGCGGGTCGGTGTGTCCCGGCAGGCGATCAATGCGGTGGAGACGGGCAAGCATGACCCGTCCCTGACGCTTGCCTTCGCCCTGGCCGGGGCCTTCGATCTCACCATTGAAGCGGTGTTCGACCCGACCGGTGAGGCGGACTGA
- a CDS encoding alpha/beta fold hydrolase: MKACGNRGLSLAGWTGIIVAILASLMAERGNAQTLEIAEPETQILGTLRLERAGDVSGRDVVFIPGLASPGEIWDGTIAALGERVDAHVVTLAGFGDVPAVPRGEAGVVGSAVADLTAWLAAEGLEDAVLVGHSMGAQIALQVAAAAPERVSAVVVVDSAPFFARLFNPAITVDQAAAYAAGVSAQMAAAPREQFLAISRQGLPVQSISPEGQAQVMGWMEQAEQSVVSAAMGEVMGTDYSPVLPDVGVPVTVLFAWSEGAPMSAEQLESVYANQYSDLPSVVLERVDGSRHFIMLDQPDAFRAMLADIIAHDR; encoded by the coding sequence ATGAAAGCCTGTGGAAATAGAGGTCTGAGCCTCGCCGGCTGGACCGGCATCATCGTGGCGATTCTCGCCTCTCTCATGGCCGAGCGCGGCAACGCGCAGACCTTGGAGATCGCGGAGCCGGAAACGCAGATTCTGGGCACCCTGCGCCTGGAACGCGCCGGTGACGTGTCGGGACGCGATGTGGTCTTTATTCCGGGCCTGGCGAGCCCGGGCGAGATCTGGGACGGGACCATCGCCGCGCTCGGCGAGCGGGTCGATGCCCATGTGGTGACCCTGGCCGGGTTCGGGGACGTGCCGGCGGTGCCGCGCGGCGAGGCCGGTGTGGTGGGCTCTGCGGTGGCAGACCTGACCGCCTGGCTCGCCGCAGAAGGCCTGGAAGATGCTGTCCTCGTCGGTCATTCGATGGGCGCGCAGATCGCCCTGCAGGTCGCGGCGGCTGCGCCTGAGCGCGTCAGCGCGGTTGTTGTGGTCGACAGTGCGCCGTTCTTTGCCCGGCTGTTCAACCCGGCGATCACTGTCGACCAGGCCGCAGCCTACGCCGCCGGTGTCTCGGCCCAGATGGCAGCCGCCCCGCGCGAGCAGTTCCTGGCGATCAGTCGGCAGGGCCTCCCGGTGCAGTCGATCTCGCCGGAGGGGCAGGCGCAGGTGATGGGCTGGATGGAGCAGGCCGAGCAGTCGGTCGTCAGCGCCGCGATGGGTGAGGTGATGGGGACCGACTACAGCCCGGTCCTGCCCGATGTCGGTGTTCCGGTCACGGTGCTGTTTGCGTGGAGCGAAGGGGCACCGATGAGCGCGGAACAGCTCGAATCTGTTTATGCAAACCAGTATTCCGATTTGCCGTCGGTCGTTCTCGAACGCGTTGACGGTTCGCGTCACTTTATCATGCTCGATCAGCCCGACGCCTTTCGGGCGATGCTGGCCGATATCATTGCGCACGATCGCTAG
- the gltX gene encoding glutamate--tRNA ligase, with amino-acid sequence MTKVRFAPSPTGKLHVGNVRTAIFNYLFARKAGGTFVLRIDDTDVERSTQAYEDGIRADLTWLGISWDETFKQSDRFDRYEAAAATLKAKGLLYPCYETGEELDRKRRLQMANGRPPVYDRAALALSDAEKAAFEAEGRKPHWRFKLSGNPVEWDDMVRGHVTIETSSLSDPILIREDGSYLYTLPSVLDDIEAGITHIIRGEDHTTNSGAQIEIFEALGGTPPLFGHQALLVGADGGKLSKRTGSLGIAELRDVDGLEAMAIMSLLSKLGTSDPVDAFADVEGILEGFDLGKLSRSPARFDDEELKRVNAKLLHTMSYETARPRLAELGADTGEAVWNAVRPNLETLADAKTWAVLIEGPVTPLIEDADYAAAAAQHLPAGLLDGDSWSAWTNALKEATGRKGKALFMPLRQMLTGEERGPEMAVLLPLIGREKVLKRLAGEAA; translated from the coding sequence ATGACAAAAGTCCGTTTTGCGCCCAGCCCGACCGGCAAGCTTCATGTCGGCAATGTCCGCACCGCGATCTTCAACTACCTGTTTGCGCGCAAGGCCGGCGGGACCTTCGTGCTGCGCATTGACGATACCGATGTCGAACGCTCGACCCAGGCCTATGAGGACGGGATCCGGGCTGATCTGACCTGGCTGGGGATTTCCTGGGACGAGACCTTCAAGCAGTCCGATCGCTTCGACCGATACGAGGCCGCCGCCGCGACGCTGAAGGCCAAGGGGCTGCTCTATCCCTGCTATGAAACCGGCGAGGAGCTGGACCGCAAGCGTCGCCTGCAAATGGCCAATGGCCGGCCGCCGGTCTATGACCGCGCCGCCCTGGCGCTCAGCGATGCCGAGAAGGCCGCCTTCGAGGCCGAGGGCCGCAAGCCGCATTGGCGTTTCAAGCTGTCGGGCAATCCGGTCGAGTGGGATGACATGGTGCGCGGCCATGTCACGATCGAGACCTCCTCCCTGTCTGACCCGATCCTGATCCGCGAGGACGGCTCCTATCTCTACACCCTGCCCAGCGTGCTTGATGATATCGAGGCGGGGATCACCCACATCATCCGCGGCGAGGATCACACCACCAATTCCGGCGCCCAGATCGAGATTTTCGAAGCGCTTGGCGGCACGCCGCCTCTGTTCGGTCACCAGGCCCTGTTGGTCGGTGCCGACGGCGGCAAGCTGTCCAAGCGGACCGGCTCGCTGGGGATTGCCGAATTGCGCGATGTGGACGGTCTCGAGGCGATGGCGATCATGTCGCTGCTGTCCAAGCTGGGCACCTCGGACCCGGTTGATGCCTTCGCCGATGTCGAGGGTATTCTGGAAGGGTTTGACCTCGGCAAGCTGTCACGCTCGCCGGCCCGTTTTGATGATGAGGAGCTCAAGCGCGTCAACGCCAAGCTGCTGCACACCATGTCCTACGAGACCGCCAGGCCGCGACTCGCCGAACTGGGGGCTGACACCGGCGAGGCGGTCTGGAACGCGGTGCGTCCCAATCTTGAAACCCTGGCCGATGCGAAAACCTGGGCAGTCCTGATCGAGGGGCCAGTTACCCCGCTCATCGAGGATGCCGACTACGCCGCCGCCGCCGCACAGCACCTGCCCGCAGGCTTGCTGGACGGCGACAGCTGGTCGGCCTGGACCAATGCCCTGAAAGAGGCCACCGGCCGCAAGGGCAAGGCGCTCTTCATGCCGCTGCGCCAGATGCTGACCGGCGAGGAACGCGGCCCGGAGATGGCAGTGCTGCTGCCGTTGATCGGTCGCGAGAAAGTGCTCAAGCGTCTGGCGGGCGAGGCCGCGTAG
- a CDS encoding NAD+ synthase, producing MTDRITLVTAQLNPVVGDIAGNLAMARAAHAEARTRGGDIVVFPEMFMLGYPPEDLVLKPSAVEACREALDTLAAATRGGPAILIGLPWKQNSRLHNAVALLDEGRLVALRFKHELPNYAVFDEKRVFQPGPLPEIVKWRGIKIGLPICEDLWFDTVPQALIDQGAEMLIAINGSPWRRTIERERKKAFASWFDRWQAPKAMVFINQVGGQDELVFDGASWSLDSEGREVQRLPAFETCIDAVEWVKTDKGWFGAGGTAVSVKSGLEADWKATTLALHDYVEKNGFPGVVLGMSGGIDSAISAALAVDALGADKVWAVMMPSRYTSADSLEDAKACAEALGVRYDIIDVEPTIAAFGSILSESFAGTQPDTTEENLQSRTRGVVLMALSNKFGPMVLSTGNKSEMAVGYATLYGDMNGGYNALKDIYKTEVFELAWWRNSANHRVGLGPVGQVIPERIITKPPSAELRDDQTDQDSLPPYDILDAILYGLVEEERSVRELVADGHDEAEVKRIENLLYRAEYKRRQAPPGAKIGPKNFGRDRRYPITNRFRN from the coding sequence ATGACAGATCGTATCACCCTCGTTACCGCCCAGCTCAACCCGGTTGTCGGGGACATTGCGGGCAATCTGGCGATGGCCCGTGCGGCTCATGCCGAGGCCCGGACACGGGGCGGCGACATCGTCGTCTTTCCGGAAATGTTCATGCTCGGCTATCCGCCGGAGGATCTGGTGCTCAAGCCTTCGGCGGTCGAGGCGTGCCGCGAGGCGCTTGATACGCTGGCGGCGGCCACCCGCGGTGGTCCGGCAATCCTGATCGGTCTGCCTTGGAAACAGAATTCCCGCCTGCACAATGCGGTGGCGCTGCTGGACGAGGGGCGACTGGTCGCCCTGCGCTTCAAGCATGAGCTGCCCAATTACGCCGTCTTCGACGAGAAACGCGTCTTCCAGCCCGGTCCGCTTCCGGAAATCGTCAAGTGGCGTGGCATCAAGATCGGACTGCCGATCTGCGAGGATCTCTGGTTCGATACCGTGCCCCAGGCGCTGATCGACCAGGGTGCCGAAATGCTCATCGCCATCAATGGCTCGCCCTGGCGTCGCACGATCGAGCGCGAGCGCAAGAAGGCTTTCGCAAGCTGGTTCGACCGCTGGCAGGCGCCCAAGGCCATGGTCTTCATCAACCAGGTCGGTGGCCAGGACGAGCTGGTTTTCGACGGTGCTTCCTGGTCGCTCGATAGTGAGGGGCGGGAGGTCCAGCGCTTGCCCGCCTTCGAGACCTGTATCGACGCAGTCGAGTGGGTCAAGACAGACAAGGGCTGGTTCGGCGCCGGCGGTACCGCGGTTTCGGTGAAGTCCGGACTGGAAGCCGACTGGAAAGCGACCACGCTGGCGCTGCATGACTATGTCGAGAAAAACGGCTTTCCCGGAGTGGTGCTGGGCATGTCCGGCGGTATCGACAGCGCAATCTCGGCGGCCCTCGCAGTCGACGCGCTGGGCGCCGACAAGGTCTGGGCGGTCATGATGCCGTCCCGCTACACCAGCGCCGACAGCCTCGAGGACGCCAAGGCCTGCGCCGAGGCGCTGGGTGTGCGCTATGACATCATCGATGTCGAACCGACGATCGCCGCCTTCGGCTCGATCCTGTCGGAGTCGTTTGCCGGCACCCAGCCGGATACGACCGAGGAGAACCTGCAATCGCGCACACGCGGCGTGGTGCTGATGGCGCTCTCCAACAAGTTCGGCCCGATGGTGCTCTCGACCGGCAACAAGTCGGAGATGGCGGTCGGCTATGCCACCCTCTATGGCGACATGAATGGCGGCTATAACGCCCTCAAGGACATCTACAAGACAGAGGTCTTCGAGCTGGCCTGGTGGCGCAATTCGGCCAATCACCGGGTCGGCCTCGGCCCGGTTGGCCAGGTCATTCCCGAGCGCATCATCACCAAGCCGCCTTCGGCGGAATTGCGCGATGACCAGACCGACCAGGACAGCCTGCCGCCCTATGACATCCTCGACGCCATTCTCTATGGTCTGGTCGAGGAAGAACGCTCGGTGCGCGAGCTGGTCGCTGACGGTCATGACGAAGCCGAGGTCAAGCGCATCGAGAATCTCCTCTACCGCGCCGAATACAAACGCCGCCAGGCCCCGCCCGGCGCCAAGATCGGGCCCAAGAATTTCGGCCGCGATCGGCGCTATCCGATCACCAACCGGTTTCGCAACTGA
- a CDS encoding Gfo/Idh/MocA family protein has protein sequence MVSNSRILRTGVVGAGVFGGFHASKYAAHERVDLVGVYEPDLERARALAEKHGAKGFDNFADFLGQVDAITVASPAVHHFEAAATALAMGKHVLVEKPIASTVEEARELIALASKHGVVLQVGHQERFVFNAMGLFAVDARPLKITASRMGPPSERCLDVSVTLDLMVHDLDLVIALSGGAVKSVSGEVDKGRFGHPDIARAKLVFDNGCEADLTASRIHHERDRKMRVEYETGVLDIDFVAKTFVNTTPYALNADFAEDPLAKDSLGANVNAFIASVLDGAPVAVPGIAGLRALDAARAIDGARTYGS, from the coding sequence ATGGTGTCCAATTCTCGTATCCTGCGGACCGGTGTCGTCGGGGCCGGCGTGTTCGGCGGCTTTCACGCGTCCAAATACGCAGCCCATGAGCGTGTGGACCTGGTCGGTGTCTATGAGCCGGACCTCGAGCGGGCCCGGGCGCTTGCGGAAAAGCACGGGGCGAAAGGCTTCGACAATTTCGCCGATTTCCTCGGGCAAGTGGACGCCATCACGGTGGCCAGCCCCGCAGTCCATCACTTTGAGGCTGCCGCGACGGCTCTCGCCATGGGCAAGCATGTCCTGGTCGAAAAGCCGATCGCTTCGACGGTCGAAGAAGCGCGCGAACTGATCGCGCTGGCATCCAAGCATGGCGTCGTGCTCCAGGTCGGCCACCAGGAGCGTTTCGTGTTCAATGCGATGGGACTGTTCGCCGTCGATGCAAGGCCGTTGAAGATCACCGCCAGCCGCATGGGGCCGCCCTCCGAGCGCTGCCTCGACGTCTCGGTAACCCTTGACCTGATGGTGCATGACCTCGACCTGGTCATCGCCCTGTCCGGCGGCGCCGTGAAATCGGTCAGTGGCGAGGTCGACAAGGGCCGTTTCGGCCATCCCGATATCGCCCGGGCCAAGCTGGTCTTCGACAATGGCTGCGAGGCCGATCTGACGGCCAGCCGGATCCATCACGAGCGTGATCGCAAGATGCGGGTCGAGTACGAGACCGGCGTGCTGGACATTGATTTCGTCGCCAAGACCTTCGTCAACACCACCCCGTATGCGCTCAATGCAGACTTCGCTGAGGATCCGCTGGCGAAGGACTCGCTGGGGGCCAACGTCAACGCGTTCATCGCGTCCGTGCTTGACGGTGCGCCGGTCGCGGTGCCCGGCATTGCCGGCCTGCGGGCGCTCGATGCGGCACGGGCGATCGACGGCGCGCGGACCTACGGGTCCTGA